A stretch of the Massilia varians genome encodes the following:
- a CDS encoding hybrid sensor histidine kinase/response regulator, with amino-acid sequence MKPHQPPKPPLTDEQRFQYLIAGISDYAIYMLNPSGHITSWNAGAQRFKGYRSHEILREHFSRFYTPEDREGGLPARALAQALEHGKYEAEGWRVRKDGTRFWAHVVIDPIYDEERNLLGYAKITRDVTSRKLAEDALRESEQRFRLLVQGVTDYAIYMLSPEGLVTNWNVGAERIKGYSLEEILGSHFSRFYTDEDREGGMPQRALATAAREGRYEAEGWRRRKDGTRFWAHVIIDAVHGDDGKLLGFAKITRDLTEKKRTEEALEQAQLALFQSQKMESIGQLTGGVAHDFNNLLSVLASGLEVLSMNRQGSGDAKTIDSMRRAIDRGATLTQQLLAFARQQPLQPETRSINRLISGFESVLRRAGHSGIEFEFNLDPQAGSAVVDAARFESALLNLVVNARDAMPDGGTLRLDTAQLTLQEGEVPGLAPGPYVCTSVTDTGTGMAPETVQRAFEPFYTTKETGKGTGLGLSQVYGFIKQSGGEVVIQSTLGEGSTIAIYLPAVSAQEGELARGDSETVLIVEDEPDLLDVASALFMSMGYEVTTAASGQEAMNVLASRDVDILFTDIVMPNGVNGIELAEYTREHYPGIKVMLASGYPQPALKLDQYRLGDFTFVSKPYRLSDLARGLRSVH; translated from the coding sequence ATGAAACCGCACCAACCGCCCAAGCCGCCCCTGACCGACGAACAACGGTTCCAGTACCTCATTGCCGGCATCAGCGACTATGCCATCTACATGCTGAACCCGTCTGGCCACATCACCAGCTGGAACGCCGGCGCCCAGCGCTTCAAGGGCTACCGGTCGCACGAGATCCTGCGCGAGCACTTCTCGCGCTTCTATACGCCGGAAGACCGCGAGGGCGGCCTGCCGGCGCGCGCGCTGGCGCAAGCCCTGGAGCACGGTAAATACGAGGCCGAGGGCTGGCGCGTGCGCAAGGACGGCACCCGCTTCTGGGCCCACGTCGTCATCGACCCGATCTACGACGAAGAGCGCAACCTGCTGGGCTACGCCAAGATCACCCGCGACGTCACGAGCCGCAAGCTGGCCGAGGACGCGCTGCGCGAGAGCGAGCAGCGCTTCCGCCTGCTGGTGCAGGGCGTCACCGACTATGCGATCTACATGCTCTCGCCCGAAGGCCTGGTGACCAACTGGAACGTCGGCGCCGAACGCATCAAGGGTTACAGCCTGGAGGAGATCCTCGGCAGCCACTTCTCGCGCTTCTACACCGATGAAGACCGCGAGGGCGGCATGCCGCAGCGCGCGCTCGCCACCGCCGCGCGCGAGGGCCGCTACGAGGCCGAAGGCTGGCGCCGGCGCAAGGACGGCACGCGTTTCTGGGCCCACGTCATCATCGACGCCGTCCACGGCGACGATGGCAAGCTCCTGGGCTTTGCCAAGATCACGCGCGACCTCACCGAGAAGAAGCGCACCGAGGAAGCGCTCGAGCAGGCCCAGCTTGCCCTGTTCCAGTCGCAGAAGATGGAATCGATCGGCCAGCTCACCGGCGGCGTGGCGCACGACTTCAACAATCTGCTGTCGGTGCTGGCCAGCGGCCTCGAGGTGCTGAGCATGAACCGCCAGGGCAGCGGCGACGCCAAGACCATCGACAGCATGCGCCGCGCGATCGACCGCGGCGCCACGCTCACCCAGCAGCTGCTCGCTTTTGCCCGCCAGCAGCCGCTGCAGCCGGAAACGCGCAGCATCAACCGCCTGATCTCCGGCTTCGAGTCGGTGCTGCGCCGCGCCGGGCATTCCGGCATCGAGTTCGAGTTCAACCTCGACCCGCAGGCCGGCAGCGCGGTGGTGGACGCGGCGCGCTTCGAATCGGCCCTGCTCAACCTGGTCGTGAATGCGCGCGACGCCATGCCCGACGGGGGCACCTTGAGGCTGGACACCGCCCAGCTCACGCTGCAGGAGGGCGAGGTGCCGGGGCTGGCGCCGGGACCTTACGTGTGCACCTCGGTGACCGACACCGGCACCGGCATGGCGCCCGAGACCGTGCAGCGCGCCTTCGAACCCTTCTACACCACCAAGGAAACCGGCAAGGGCACCGGCCTGGGCCTGTCGCAGGTGTACGGCTTCATCAAGCAGTCGGGCGGCGAGGTGGTCATCCAGAGCACGCTTGGCGAGGGCAGCACGATCGCGATCTACCTGCCGGCCGTGAGCGCGCAGGAGGGCGAGCTGGCGCGCGGCGACTCGGAAACGGTCCTGATCGTCGAGGACGAGCCGGACCTGCTGGACGTGGCCTCGGCGCTGTTCATGAGCATGGGCTACGAGGTCACCACCGCGGCCAGCGGCCAGGAAGCCATGAACGTGCTGGCCAGCCGCGACGTGGACATCCTGTTCACCGACATCGTCATGCCGAACGGCGTCAACGGCATCGAGCTGGCCGAGTACACCCGCGAGCACTACCCGGGCATCAAGGTGATGCTGGCCTCCGGGTATCCGCAGCCGGCGCTCAAGCTCGACCAGTACCGGCTGGGGGACTTCACCTTCGTGAGCAAGCCGTACCGGCTGTCGGATCTGGCGCGGGGCTTGCGCAGCGTCCATTGA